The Pyxidicoccus sp. MSG2 DNA segment CGCTCAGCAGGCCCCAGACGCGGAGCAGCTCTCCGTTGCGGAGCAGCGCGACGAGGCGCTCGATGCGGCCCGGGAGGGCGGAGAGCTCGAAGGGCAGGGTGAATCCGTGGACGAACTGGTGGAGGCCCTCGGTGGCGCCCAGGCAGACCATGGCGATGGCGACCTGGGTGACCCATGGCAGGAGGATGACGGCGCCGTGCATGGGGAGTGAGAGCTGCTGGAGCCGGTTCACCTTCGGTGCGTCCGCGGGCTCTTCCGTGAAGCCCACCGCGCTGGCGATGGCGAAGGGGCGGAAGGCCCAGACGATGCCACCCAGGCGCCCGGTCAGCAGGACGGGGCCGATGCCCAGGTCCACGAGCACGGGCCGCGCGCCCAGGGTGCTCGCCACCGCTGCCTGGGCCAGGGCCCAGAGCACGTTGACGGCGAAGAAGAGCAGCCAGAGCCAGAGGAAGGGGACGAGGCGGTCCATGGGGTGCCTTCCGTTCTACCACGGTGGGGAGACAGTGCTTCCGGGCCTGGAGTAGCGCGTTGCAACCCTGATACGCCTTCATGGCGAGGGCAGCATGGGCTACGGCGTCGTCAGTCATCTTTGGATTCATGGGAACCCGGACGGCACCACCGTCAGCCAGTGGCTGGACGTGGCGCTCAGGACTTCATTCCAGAGCGGGTACGAGTTCGAAACCGTGGTCGCGGATGCGTACCGTTTCGGGCCGGCGCTGACGCTCGTCGACGTGCAGCCCCTGGGGAAGTTGACCCGGAGCAGGTCTGCTTCCAAGGCGGCTGAGGCCGGATCGAAGACCGACTTCCTGACCCGAGTGGCCGAGCTCGCGGCCGGGACGGGACTCCGGTGCACACGCATCTGGATGGGTGACCTCGGAGACATGTCCTGGGAGCTCGAGGTCACCGGCACGGGAGCGCGCCCCATCGGAGCCCGCATGCAGGACGCGGAGTTGTCCACGCTCGGGCCGCGAGGCTGGAGCGAGGACTCCAAGAGTCCCTCGGTGGCCCGGGACATCATTCGAGGCGTCGTCAGCCTGCCGCTCGTGGAGGTCCATCACTACATCGACTGGGCGCTCGCCACCCGGGATGCCATCGAGAAGAGCGCGCCGGTCGAGGGGTTTGATTCAACGCTCATCGCGCGGCTGCTCTCGACCCGCTATCTGGTCTGGAAGGGCAGGGCGCTCCAGAGGGTCATGACGGCGGAGGAGATGGCACCCGAGCTCGCTGGAGCTCTGCGGCTTCGCACGGCACGGAGTCTCGTGCAGCCGGTCCTGGTCTGGAGTCTCGTCGTGACGGTGGCCGTCATCGTGCCGGCCGTGCTGTACCACTTCATCTTCGCCCCGCCCGTGGAGGGCCCGAAGGTGGGGCTCGTGCTCGGCGGCCTCATCACTTCCTTCTGGCTCCTGTTCTCGCTGGTGGGGTTCGACGACTTCAAGGGAGCCCCGGTGCGCTGGCCGCGAAGGGCGGCGCTCCTCGTTGGCGGCGAGCTGGCGATGGCCTTGCTGATGTGGGTGGTGCACGGCGCGCCGTCCTGAAGTGTGCAGGTGCGGCGTCCGGATGGGCCGGCACTCACGGCACCCGCGTTGTGGCGCGGACACTCCTCTCGGACGGCGGCGCAGGTCTGCCTTCCGCGTAGAACCTGATTAACGGCACGCGCGTTACTTCCTGCAACCACAACGTCCGTTCACGAAGGGCGGACACGCAGGAGGTACTCACATGGCGAAGAACAGCAGCCGCGGTGGTGGCGTGCACACCACCCCGAATCCGGAGGGCGCGGGCTGGGTCAACCAGATGAAGGGGAAGGTGACGAGCAAGCACCGGCTCAAGGAGCGCGCGGTCGAGACGGGACGGGTGCTGGCCCAGGAGAAGAGGACCGAGCACACCATCCACAACATCGACGGAAGCATCGGGAAGAAGAACAGCTACGGCAACGACCCGAGCACGTCGAAGGGCTAGCGCCTGGTGCGGCGCAGCCACCCGGATGGGGGACCGGGTGGCTCTTGGCGGGGGCGACGCATGCTTGCGGTCCGGGTGTGATTTACGGAGTCAGGGCGGGCATGGTGGATTCAGGGCATGCGCTTCAGTCACGTGTGGGTCGCACTGGCGCTGCTGGCGGGCTGTGCGTCGCCCCCGCTCGTCAGAGCGCCTTCTTCCGAGCGCCGGGCCGTCGCCCCCGCCACGAGGTCGCCCACGGCCTCGCGCTACCGGCTGGAGAGCGTCGAGGTCTTCGGCTCACCCCGGACCGGGGACCGGGTGGCCGGACGGAGTCAGGTGGAGACCCGAGGGGGAAGTTCCTGGGTGAGGTGATGGAAGAGCTGCTCCATCCACCGGAGCTGCTCCTCCTCATCGGGCGTGATGGGCGTGTGCCTCCAGCCGAGGACGAACGGTCTCCAATGCACCAGCGTCGCCAGCAGCTCGGCCTTGCGATCCAGCTCTTGCGCAGCCCGGCAATATCCGACGAGCGCCACTGACGCCGCTGAGCGGCACCACGGGGCTTCCTTCTGGATGTCCCTGGCCGCGAGCACCTCGAGTGCACTCGCGTAGGCGCGAAAGGCGCCTTCGGTGTTCCCGGCCCGGCGCTGGCGGTCCGCCGCGCCAATCCGCCGGGCCGCTCGCAGCCCCGCGACGAATGAGCGGACCATGGGGCCTCTTGCAAGAAGGCCCGGCCCTCGCAGGATGCGGAGGAGCCGGGCCGGATGGTCAACCTGCGCGTGGGAGCGTCAGAACGCCGCGTCGAACACCACGTCCGTCGCCGCGCCCACTCCGACGGCCACCTGGTACGACGAAACCCGGCGCTCGAAGAAGTTGGTGAGCTCCTGCACGTCCTGCAGGTCCATGAAGTGCAGCGGGTTCTTCGTCCGGAACACCGGCGCAATCCCCAGCATCTGCAGCCGCTGGTCCGACACGTACTCCAGGTAGCCGCGCATCTCCTGCACGGACAGGCCCATGACGCCGCCGCTCAGCAGGTCCTGAGCGAACTGCGTCTCGCACTCCACCGCCTCGCGCATCATCGCCACCACGTCGCGCTCCATCTGCGCGTCGAAGAGGTCCGGCTCCTCCTTGCGCGCCGTCTGGATGCACTCGAACGCGAACGCCATGTGCGCGCTCTCGTCGCGGAACACCCAGTTCGTCCCCGCCGCCAGGCCGTTCAGCAGGCCCTTGCTGCGCAGGAAGTACACGTAGGCGAACGCCGCGAAGAAGAAGAGTCCCTCGATGCAGCCCGCGAAGCAGATGAGGTTGAGCAGGAACTTGCGCCGCTCCTCCTTCGTCCGCAGCTCGTCCAGGCCGTGGACGCTGTCCATCCACTTCATGCAGAAGCGCGCCTTGCGCTGGATGGAGGGGATGTTGTCGATGGCGGCAAAGGCCTTCGCCCGCTCCGCCGGGTCCGGCACGTACGTGTCCAGCAGCGTCAGGTAGAACTGGACGTGCAGCGCCTCCTCGTACAGTTGCCGCGACAGGTACATCCGCGCCTCGGGGGCGTTGATGTGCTTGTAGAGGTTCAGCACCAGGTTGTTGCCGACGATGCTGTCCCCCGTCGCGAAGAACGCCACCAGCCGGTGGATGAGGTGACGCTCCGCGTCCGTCATCTTCGAACGCAGGTCCACCAGGTCCGTGGAGAAGTCCACCTCCTCCACCGTCCAGGTGTTCTTGATGGCGTTCCGGTACATCTCGAAGAACTGCGGGTACGCCATCGGGCGCAGCGTCAGGTTCAATCCAGGGTTCAGCAGCATTGCTTCGGTGCTCCTTGCGCTGCGCGCGCGGGGTTCTTGCCGGTCCTTCGATACGTCCGTGCTTCAGCGTCCCAGGCCTACTGGCAGGCCTCGCACGCCTCGGGGTTCTCCAGCGAGCAGGCCAACGCCTCGGCGTCGGTGACCTCCGCCTTGGCGGCCACCGGGGCAGGGGTCGACGGCATCGTCGTGCCCGTGCCCGCGCCGCTCACCGTGGCCTTCGCAATCCGCGTCGCCGGGCGCGAGCGCAGGTAGTACGTGGTCTTCAGCCCCTTCTGCCACGCGTAGAAGTACATCGACGACAGCTTGCCGATGTTCGGCGTCTCCACGAACAGGTTGAGCGACTGGCTCTGGTCGATGAAGGCCCCGCGGTCCGCGCCCATGTCGATGAGCGAGCGCATCGGAATCTCCCAGGCCGTGCGGTAGATGGCCCGCAGGTTCTCCGGCAGCTCCGTGATGTCCTGCACGCTGCCTTCCGCCATCTTGATGCGGTTGCGGACGTTCTCGTTCCACAGCCCCAGCGACTGGAGGTCGCGCACCAGGTAGCGGTTCACCTGGAGGAAGTCGCCCGACAGCGTCTCGCGCTTGAACAGGTTGGACACCTGCGGCTCGATGCACTCGTAGCAGCCGACGATGGAGGCAATCGTCGCCGTGGGCGCAATCGCAATCATCAGCGAGTTGCGCAGGCCGTGCTTCAGGATGCGCTGGCGCAGCGCGTCCCAGCGCGCCGTGTCCTCGGGCACCACGCCCCAGCTGTCGAACTGGAGCTCGCCCTTCGCCGCCCGCGTCTCCGGGAAGGAGGGGTGCGCGCCGAACTGCTCGGCCAGGTCGCACGAGGTGGACAGCGCCGCGTAGTAGATCTCCTCCGAAATCTTCTTCGACAGCGCCCGCGCCTCGGGAGCGTCGAACGGCATCCGGAGCTGGAAGAACACGTCCTGCAGGCCCATCAGTCCCAGTCCCACCGGACGCCAGCGGCGGTTGGAGTCCGAGGCGGAGGGAATGGGGTAGTAGTTGAGGTCGATGACCCGGTCCAACTGCTTCAGCGCGAGCTGGGCGTTGGCGCGCAGGCGCTCGAAGTCGAACTTCCCGTCCACCACCATCCGGCCCAGGTTCAGCGAGCCCAGGTTGCACACCGCCGTCTCACCCTGGCTCGTCACCTCCAGGATTTCGGTGCAGAGGTTGGACAGGTGGATGACGTTGCCATCCTTGCCCGTCTGGTTGCTCTTGCGGTTGCTGATGTCCTTGAAGGTCATCCAGCCGTTGCCCGTCTGCGCCAGCACCTTCATCATCCGGGCGTACAAATCGCGCGCCTTCACCTTGCGCATGGCCAGGCCCTTGGCCTCGGCCTCGGCGTAGGCCTTCTCGAAGGCGTCGCCGTACAGGTCCGTCAGGTGCGGGACGGCCTTCGGGTCGAACAGGCTCCAGTCGGCGTCCGCCTCCACGCGCTTCATGAAGAGGTCCGACACCCAGTTGGCCAGGTTCAGGTTGTGCGTGCGGCGCGCGTCGTCGCCGGTGTTCTCACGCAGCTCGAGGAAGTCCTCGATGTCCGCGTGCCACGTCTCCAGATACACGCAGCAGGCGCCCTTGCGCTTGCCACCCTGATTCACGGCGGCGACGGAGGCGTCCAGCGTCTTCAGCCAGGGGACGATGCCGTTGGAGTGGCCGTTGGTGGAGCGGATGAGCGAGCCGCGCGCGCGCACCCGGTGGTACGCCACGCCGATGCCGCCGGAGAACTTCGACAGCATCGCGATGTCCGAGTACTTCTTGTAGATGGCGTCCAGCTCGTCCGCGGGCGAGTCCAGCAGGAAGCAGCTGGAGAGCTGCTCGTGGCGCGTGCCCGAGTTGAACAGGGTGGGCGAGCTGGGCATGTACTCCAGCGAGCTGAACAGCCGGTACAGCTCAATCGCGTCGCGCGCATTGTCGCCGCTGAGCGCGCAGGCCACGCGGAGGAAGAACTCCTGCGGCGTCTCCAGCACCTCGCGCGTCTGCGGGTTCTTCAGGAGGTAGCGGTCGTAGACGGTGCGCAGGCCGAAGTACTCGAACAGGTCGTTTCGCGACGGGTCGATGGCGGCGTTGAGCTTGCGCGCGTTGGCCTGGACGAACTGGAGCAGCCGGTCCGCGATGAGGCCGTGCTTGTGGCCCGCGGCGATGGACTGGCTGAAGGAGTGGATCTCCTGGTTGCTGACCTCCTTCTGGATGAAGGCGGACAACAGGCGCGCGGAGAGGCGGCCGTACTCGGGCTCCTCGGCGATGAGCGCCGCGGCCGTCTGGATGGACAGCCCGTCCAGCTCGCGCGTGGTGGCGCCGTCATAGAGGCCGGAGATGGTCTTCGTGGCCACGCGCATGACGTCCACGCGGGGCAGGCCCATGCAGCAGCGGCCCACCGCGCGGACAATCTTGTTGAGGTCCACCGGCTCCGCGGTGCCGTTGCGCTTCTTCACGCGCATCGTGGTGGAGCCGAACTCGGCCGGAGGGGCCTCCGTGGGCGCTGGCGCTGGCGTGGCACTCACGGACGGCACCGGGTGTCCATTGGTGGCGGGCGGGACGGCCAGGTTGACGGCAGCGGGCTTCACGGGCGTTTCGAAGTTCACGAGCGGCTCACTCCGGACAAAGGCATGGCCTCGGACAGACACGGGTGTCTGCCCCCAGGGAGGTGGCTCCCGAGGTCATGCTACTGGAAAGATGTTCAGGGGGGACCCGTCCTGGAGGGGGCGGGTCTAGGGTCTGAAGACGACCGGGTGTCGGCGGTGTTTCATGAGGCAGCAGCTAGCTGTGCGCAAGTAACCCACAACCCCTCCTCTGCCCCACGCCACGGCGACGTCTTTCGGTGGGGCACCGTCGACCGGGCACAAGCTATGGGGGGGTATCGAAGGTGTCAACGCGAGATCTAGTGCTCTCCTGGGCCCGATCATTGCAATCTATGATCGATCTCCAACACGTTTCGTCACGTTGTCCTGACGACACTCCGTGAGACTCCCAGGGACGCCTTGTATGGGGTCCCTGGAATCCAACCTGGACGGCAGGAATGCGGCCGGATTTACGGATTTCCGCCCGCGTCCGGAGCCGCCGGGGCCGGCGTCTCGGGAGGCGTCGTCCCGGTGGGTTCAGGTGGGGAAACCGGCGTCTCCGGGGCAGGCTTCGGCGTGGGCTCGGGCGCGGCCTGGGGACCGCTGAGGGTGTGCACGGCGCGGCGGAGGGCCTCCTCCAGCTCGCGGGCGGGCGGGGTGACGGTGCTGAGCATCTGGTTGGCGCTGCGGGCGTGGCGGCTCTGGCTCTCGGCGGCCATCTTGAGCTGGCTGAGGGCGTCGCTGACGAGCTTGCGGGCGTCCTCCAGCTTCTGGCGGGCCTGGTAGTACGCGACGTCCGTCATGAGCTTCTGGAGCGTCAGGCGCTGCTCCTCGGTGATGCCGGAGAGCTTCTCCGCGCGGCGCAGGTAGTAGAGGCCCTGGTCCACGCGGGCGGGCTCGTCCGAGGCGATGCGCGGGCGGGCCAGCGACTCCAGGAGGGGGAAGAGGGCGCGGTCCAGCTCGTCGCGCTCGGTGAAGCTGCGCAGGGCGAGCGCGGTGACGTCCTGGCCCTCCACGGGGATGGGGGCGTAGGCGTCCGCCAGCCGCGGGTCCCCGGGGCGGTAGGGGACGGAGCCCATGGGGGCGGTGCGGCCCTTCATCACCGTGAGCTGACCGTCCGCGAGGGCCAGGGTGAAGGTGCGCGCGTTGAGCTGGGAGAGGAGGAAGACCACCACTCCGCCCAGGCCGAGGATGAGAGTGAAGACGAGCAGTCGCGTGAAGGTGCGCTTCGCCCGGTAACCGAATCCCTGCTGTCCCGCTGAGTTCATGTCGCCTGCTCTCCTGTCGTCCAGGCGCGAGGCCGATTTCTGGCCCTGGCGCTTAACTTGGGGCTCGGTCGCCCACGGCTATACTCCTACTCCCGAACACACCCATGCATCACACATTCCGCCGCATGGGGCCCAGTGAACTGCTGCCCCGGTACATCTTCGCGGAGAGCCTCTTCGCCCGTCGCCGGGTGCTGGAAGT contains these protein-coding regions:
- a CDS encoding DUF2188 domain-containing protein; this translates as MAKNSSRGGGVHTTPNPEGAGWVNQMKGKVTSKHRLKERAVETGRVLAQEKRTEHTIHNIDGSIGKKNSYGNDPSTSKG
- a CDS encoding ribonucleotide-diphosphate reductase subunit beta; the encoded protein is MLLNPGLNLTLRPMAYPQFFEMYRNAIKNTWTVEEVDFSTDLVDLRSKMTDAERHLIHRLVAFFATGDSIVGNNLVLNLYKHINAPEARMYLSRQLYEEALHVQFYLTLLDTYVPDPAERAKAFAAIDNIPSIQRKARFCMKWMDSVHGLDELRTKEERRKFLLNLICFAGCIEGLFFFAAFAYVYFLRSKGLLNGLAAGTNWVFRDESAHMAFAFECIQTARKEEPDLFDAQMERDVVAMMREAVECETQFAQDLLSGGVMGLSVQEMRGYLEYVSDQRLQMLGIAPVFRTKNPLHFMDLQDVQELTNFFERRVSSYQVAVGVGAATDVVFDAAF
- a CDS encoding ribonucleoside-diphosphate reductase subunit alpha, translating into MRVKKRNGTAEPVDLNKIVRAVGRCCMGLPRVDVMRVATKTISGLYDGATTRELDGLSIQTAAALIAEEPEYGRLSARLLSAFIQKEVSNQEIHSFSQSIAAGHKHGLIADRLLQFVQANARKLNAAIDPSRNDLFEYFGLRTVYDRYLLKNPQTREVLETPQEFFLRVACALSGDNARDAIELYRLFSSLEYMPSSPTLFNSGTRHEQLSSCFLLDSPADELDAIYKKYSDIAMLSKFSGGIGVAYHRVRARGSLIRSTNGHSNGIVPWLKTLDASVAAVNQGGKRKGACCVYLETWHADIEDFLELRENTGDDARRTHNLNLANWVSDLFMKRVEADADWSLFDPKAVPHLTDLYGDAFEKAYAEAEAKGLAMRKVKARDLYARMMKVLAQTGNGWMTFKDISNRKSNQTGKDGNVIHLSNLCTEILEVTSQGETAVCNLGSLNLGRMVVDGKFDFERLRANAQLALKQLDRVIDLNYYPIPSASDSNRRWRPVGLGLMGLQDVFFQLRMPFDAPEARALSKKISEEIYYAALSTSCDLAEQFGAHPSFPETRAAKGELQFDSWGVVPEDTARWDALRQRILKHGLRNSLMIAIAPTATIASIVGCYECIEPQVSNLFKRETLSGDFLQVNRYLVRDLQSLGLWNENVRNRIKMAEGSVQDITELPENLRAIYRTAWEIPMRSLIDMGADRGAFIDQSQSLNLFVETPNIGKLSSMYFYAWQKGLKTTYYLRSRPATRIAKATVSGAGTGTTMPSTPAPVAAKAEVTDAEALACSLENPEACEACQ
- a CDS encoding IF-2 protein, with the protein product MNSAGQQGFGYRAKRTFTRLLVFTLILGLGGVVVFLLSQLNARTFTLALADGQLTVMKGRTAPMGSVPYRPGDPRLADAYAPIPVEGQDVTALALRSFTERDELDRALFPLLESLARPRIASDEPARVDQGLYYLRRAEKLSGITEEQRLTLQKLMTDVAYYQARQKLEDARKLVSDALSQLKMAAESQSRHARSANQMLSTVTPPARELEEALRRAVHTLSGPQAAPEPTPKPAPETPVSPPEPTGTTPPETPAPAAPDAGGNP